Genomic DNA from Theobroma cacao cultivar B97-61/B2 chromosome 3, Criollo_cocoa_genome_V2, whole genome shotgun sequence:
GCTGAGGGCCACAATTTGAGGTAGCTTTTCCACCAACCCttctttaaataaatattagttATATTACCATCAGCAAAATTTAGAAATGGACCAAATGCACACTCCAAACCCGCCTCCTTGATTCATGCCTCTCACGCTTTCTTAATTGTATGCCAACTGTAACATGTTACtcattgaaaaaaatgtttttttttctttttttaagctACTcgtttttcatatttttccttccttcctAAGATCAAAATAGTGTAAAATATTggatattatttctttttttttttatgtaagtAAAGAAACTTGTGAAATGCGCGCTTGAAATGTTGTGTCAATAGGGGTTTTAAATTCAACCTCCCTTCCTCcaaccttttatttttatgaaataatcATAAGAAATTATGGTGAGGTCCATTTAATAGAGGAAGTTCCTGTTCCTGTTGCTATACAGTGTTTGTAATTTTAAGAGAGTTGTCCCATAAATTACTGCTTTTTTCATGATTTGAAATCCTTGTTTAACTCTGTGGACATTCGATATATATCAGATTTGTTCATTAATGATCATGTGATTGAGTCtcagttttgaattttgggaTCTCAATGGAATACCTATTTTAAGCACATGAATGAATCCCCAGTGGCCCATTCTGGCATTAACAGCATCATGAAATTTAACTGCATTGGTCAAACTTGGTGGGTGCAGTAAATCATCCCACGTCCCTCCTCTTAATCACGCCTATTCATGTCTTTAATCAGGAGAAGCAAATCAATCCTGTGGCAGCAAAAGGCTGGCGAGTTTAATTGTATTTATTACACCacactaaaaatatattctgTAATAAAGTCCACACATTTATGTTCTTCCTAACTTGGGGCAGTTACAGCTAAGACAGGAAGCAAGCAAATTTATGATAAACAAAGCTACCTCTCTGTTTATTGGTGGGGACCATTCTTAATGATCTGGCAATCTGCATGGATGCCACGTGGcttaacaaaataaatccTACGGCCGTTGTTATGTTGTGTCATTTTGTGTGATTGGAGGGCATCTCGTAAGACTTCTACTTGTCTGTTAGTAGTAATGAAACCGATAATCAGAGTCTGTGcgcaaaaagagagaaaaaaaaaaaaaaaaaaggaaaagggtaGTCAcagtttataaattataatccAATTGAGCCTTTGGTTCATTCAATAGCATAGCAGGTATAATTATACGTATGTGTAAAGTTCAAATTcctttaaaaaggaaaagtgtTAATCTAATTTATAAAGTGTTTTTAGGTAGGGGCCAATCTATGCATTTATCAtggattataaaatctaatTGCAGACTATCCTAAAAGGTAGTAACAGCCAGGCTTAGTACACTTGTCATTGACTCATTCTATTATTACcaaacataaacataaaagaGAAATGAGTTAAAGATGTGGTGTTTAAGTCTTTGAATTCTCTCAAAAGTTTTATCCTTTTCACgcaaaaaaacaaagttaTGTCCTTTTGAGTTTTGAGAACGGGTGTtaccattaaatatcattattttacttttttttttttttatttgtggtTGTGTCGTCTGTATTTGAGCACGTCCACTTATCCAAAATACattatttgatatatttattatttaatacaTTTTGTGTGCATTTTGTAAATTACGTACTCGTATACttgatttaatatttgttaaaaatatgtGGAAAGTAAGGGGAACTATAATTAGTAGATTGTCAACAATGTATTCAAAAGGAAATCTAGGGCAGATAGTGAGTTGAGAGTAGATTAGGGAGAGTGCAACTGCAGTGCAAATACGACAGAGGttaaacaaattcaaattGGTTTTCCCAAAGTGccactaataaaaaaaaagtccaaAAAAGCATGTAACTTCCGGGCTCCATTTGTCTCAACCTCATCCCTCCTCCACAGCACGTGCCCCCTTATAAAAAGCCACGTCATGGGCATGATGAGCAGTAAGTATCCTTTCCtatggtgatgatgatggcagtgataatgataaaatacCCCTCTCCTTCGCTATGAGCTTCAGATCTGATGGTCCTGGGAACTCACATAGTTTAAGAGAGTTTCTTTTAGActttagagaaaaaataaaagaaaaaacaaaactaagGGAAAGGAGAGTCGCTCCGGAGGGAAAACACTAGAGACTAGGAAGAGACTCTGAAGAGGTACCGGAGCTTTTATCTCTCTTATCATCAAACTCTTCGTACTTTCAACTCAACTTCACTAAATTAATGGGAGAGGTATCCTcctaactatttttttttttcagttttgcACCACTATCTTcccatttctcttttttctttcagtATTATATGTATGGGGgtcttattttgtttcttctttttcttttaacagGAAGAGAAGAAACCAGCAGAGGAGAagcaaatggaagaaaaaaagccTGAAGatggaaagaaaggagaggaagagaagaaagaggaAGCAAAACCGGCTGAAAAGCCAacagaggaaaagaaagaagaaaagaaaggtgaAGAATCAAAAGATGAGAAAGAATCCAAAGAGAAATCCCCTGCTCCTCCTCAAGAGATAATCTTGAAGGTCTACATGCATTGCGAAGGTTGCGCCCGCAAAGTCCGTAGGTGTCTCAGGGGCTTTGaaggttatatatatatacaaaaaaaacaGAACCCAACTTCcttattttaaaatgtttgggtttttttttcatttgatttgatgaaatgaatacgttttgtttttggttttgtaGGGGTGGATGATGTAATGACTGATTGCAAGAGCAATAAGGTGGTGGTGAAAGGAGAGAAAGCGGATCCTTTAAAAGTTCTTGAGAGAGTTCAAAGGAAGAGCCACAGGCAAGTGGAGCTCCTCTCACCGATCCCAAAACCACCTGCACCAGAGGAGAAGAAAGCGGAGGAGAAAGAGAAGCCCAAGCCcgaagagaagaaagaagaggtCCTTCCCTCTTTCTCCcaactcttttcttttgctttgcCTAGGAAAATGTCAATAGTTTTCCAGATTTTCTAAATTAGAACATTTATGTTTTAACATTTCTTGGTTCGATAAgagttttcttctttgtttctctGGTTGTGCAGCCTCAGGTGATCACAGTGGTGCTAAAGGTTCACATGCATTGCGAAGCTTGTGCACAGGAAATCAAGAAACGCATTCAGAGAATGAAAGGTGCCTTTTCgttcttgttttctttgttagTATTCGATCGAAGACTGGTGCTTTTTGTTTCTATTGGAGTTTGTTTTTCAGTTCATGCAATTTTGCTTTccaattcttctttttattcttttaaatacGATTTTGTATTGTGATCAACGGTCTTGCTACCCTTTTTTGGCTTTGGATTTATCACcccaaatataaaaaatcacgAGGAATCGTctttttaccttttgaatctCTTTAAAAAAGTGTATGCTCTCTCACTGAGGTTTCAAAATcagccatttcttttctttattgatttattaatattgATTAAGATTCTAGGCACTTCGACTCAATTGAAGTCAATTATGCTTCTTTAATTCTACTAGTTCTGCATCGAATCCCACCTACCCCAAATCAAAACTCATTGATATCTCACAGTAAAAAGGACCATTTTCAAGACGTCTTAGAAAAGGAAGTCGTTATTCTGGAAAAATTTTCAGGGGTAGAATCAGCTGAACCAGATCTAAAGAGTTCAGAGGTGACGGTGAAGGGAGTGTTTGATCCTCCAAAACTGGTAGAGTACGTGTACAAGCGAACCGGGAAGCACGCGGTGATAGTGAAGCAAGAGCCAGAgaacaagaaagaagaagaaaaagccaaAGATGCCaacaaagaagagaaaaaaggtaAAGAAGGTGGtgacaaggaaaagaaagaaggcggtggagaagaaaacaaaaacaagaaagaaggAGGTGACAGCGCGGAAGCCAAAGCAGGGGCAGCATTAGCCGCAGAAGGCGGTGCAGAAGAGACCATGTTCGTGGAACTCAGGAGAAATGAGTACTATTCCTACCCACCAAGGTATGCTACAGAGTTTTATGCATACCCTCAGATCTTCAGCGATGAGAACCCTAATGCTTGCTCTGTAATGTAAAAACTTGGAGGGTTCAGGGGCATTGTAGGAATTGGGAAATACAAAAATTGGCTTCTGCTCTCTGCATGTTCCCCCTTTGTACTGTGTAGGCTCCTCCCTAATGGctataaaaaaaagggtatAATCTACAGACAAGCTGTAGAATTTTGCGAGGCTTTGTACTTTTCTTggtctttcttttttagttcttatatatataaataatgataaatcttaatatataaatttcaaaatatttctcCATTTTCCTCTATTACTTATTCTGCATGCAGTTGCAACTttccttctcttcttgttttttgtttttttgtttttgtacaCTACGTTACATTACAAAAGATGATATTGAACTCGGAATCGAGGAATTCAGCAATAGCTGGCTATTGTCGCTGTTAAACTAGTTTCAGCACTAAAAATGGTTGTGGATGATTGGGCAAAGGGAAATAAATAGGAAGGGTTGCTTCTTAGTAGTGTATTGTGAATTGTGATTTCAGTTTTGGTGGACCCCGTTGGTTGGCACAAAGGAGTTTTCAGATTGACGTGGCCATGACACTCCCCCCCCCCCGTAACTCCTCCACCCATCGAAGGTTAGAAGAGCCAAAACCAACTCGAATGGAAATTGTGGCTATTAATTTTTGGTGTTTTCCTGGGCATCCAATAAAAGATTTCACCCTagtggagaaaaagaaaaacctgaCGTCCCActcgaaaacaaaaattacagAAAGGGTTCCATTAACGCTATCTCTCAACCATTTGTTCTTGTTAAGGTGATTAGAACTTAGAACCCTATTCCATTTCACCTAATATAAGTTGGTGGACATTAAAATCTTGTTTAATTAGTCGTCcaaatcttgaatttttcattttcagacCTTTAAAGCTATGGATTCTAAAGAATCCGACATGGGAAAacctttcttattttgttttacgCGGATGATCTGCTAATTAAATGCATTCCAATTCTGTTCTTATTAACTAATAGTAAGGGGGAAATTTGGTTTGTTGGCACTTAAAGTGGACCTATTACCAAAAGAAATGGGCCAATTTTATTCGGTATTTCACTCAAcaattttgttataattttcaATATAACATTCGTTGagtcttaatttaattggacTCAAAAACTTTTCATCACCCGTCTTGGAAATTAACGCCTCCTTTGGAAGACCACAACttgctcaaaatttcaaaCGTATTCTTACCTGCTATACTTACCAGGAATAACAGTTTCCGATGAGTGGTTCCTTGGGAAACTTCTAACATTTCCTGTGAACCTAAGTGGTTCTGCTATTTCTAGATGGGAAATCGAGGAACCAGAAACACACAACCCAGTGAATATATATTTGGAAATGGAACGGAGGTGTAATTCTGGAAATAATGTCCCCAAAGTCTGTGCAAGGTTTAGGTCCATGCCATGATAGAACAATAAAGTGACgtatcatttcttttttaattatatataatttttctctttttttggttCAGTACTTGAGCTCCAAAACTTTATGTAATGAAAATTTCCTGACAttcatattattatttcttcaacTGTCTAAACGATTAAGTTCAACTACATCATTAACCATGACTTTCCTTTTAAGATTTCACGTGTAACAAACAGTACTAATTATGATTAGTATCTGTGATGAACAGCATCAATTATAATGGGCGGAAAATACTGAAACTACAGTAATTCAACTCAGCTGATCTATTTCCTTCTTTCTGCTAAACCATTATGAAGCTATGGTACCAAGACAACAATGGGTAccctatttttgttttttgtccGTAATGTAATCATGATTTCTTGTACTAGTACTCTTTTTCCTtgcaaaagagtaaaagaaaagCTTGATTGATATAGACCAAGTATTCTAATTCCTAATAATTCAAGGAGGAGCAAACCTCAGAACTGACAAAATTGATGGTTAAAGTGATTTCTTTAAGGTTATGAGTGGGCTCGTCGAACCCAATGATAGTCTTAGAGAGAGATTCTTAACCACCAATGCTGGCTACGATATTATTCGCACATGCATAGCCTTTACCGTTTATTCAATGTCGAAAGCAGGATGTCGAGAGTTGTGCCAACAGTGTATACATACAAAGCAGCTTAATCATGGTCCCTTCATGTTAAGATTGTAGGCAGATTGCCATGAGAGTCTCTCTAACCTTTTCAAAAGGTTTGATGACTGCTTCTGCATGAGATTCGAGCATCACATGCTAATTCAGCCGTTCCAGCTAGGAGacgggtttttgtttttgtttctttttgaattGGGGTCGTAAACTCTCCAAGGAATATAAGCTCTTTGTGGCCAACTTGTGTTGACTCTCCCTCACCTTAAGCAGGTACTACCTGAAAGATAAACAATAAAGAAGAATAGTACAAAGTTAGGCAATATTTATTCCGATGGTTTCTGATGAAGATATGTGATCATCTCTGTCATTTTTTTTAGGGGAAATATTGGCTGGCTTTGTTAAAGCACAAATTAAGCTAACTTCTCTTTTTGGCATTTACTGGGACTCTCAACTAAgctgaactatatctatatcTTGCTTAAAAAACACAATTACTAGTAACATTTTTCGTGGTTTATTTGTAACTACCAACTCAAGAAGACGCTTAATTTGTAATATATCCCAGAATAGGAATTGGGCAATAGGAACATTGTGAATAATTTCCAAAGACTAAATCATCGAAGCTAGCCCTGCTAGGAATCTGCAGTGAAAGAAGCGAGCAGACAAGGAGGGGTAGCTGTGGACTGTGGAGTAATGGAAGCTGATAACGTCCTTGTTCTCACTGTTTCCCGGAGTAATTTGTGAGCAAATTTCTTAAAAGTGATACAGAGATTTGTTTTCCCAATCTTCGGAAAGATGAAGTCCCCCTTTTTCCTTACCCATGCGTGTCAACTGTCAACAATACTGAGAAATATACAAATCCCTTTTCTGGTCGTTTTCCCACGTCTTTGCTTATCGCTATTTCTACTAGACTTTGTAAAGAATGCATGGTTTCCAACTTTCAACTCCCGAAGTCTTTCAATTTCCAGTTTTCCGCAAaggtttttttccttttagttTTTGCTTCAATTGTTTTTAACCGCAAAGGTATTGAGAATTTGTACTGGCAACGCCAATATTGGCCAAATTACTTGAAAGTTTCTCCAAGTATGGTATTCATGATATTGCACGTTTTGATGactagaaaataaataaattgataaaataaaataggagTATGTATATTTTTGTGTAAACACCTACCACTCCCCTTTGCCTTATCCAAATATGAATAGTACATATCCAAAAGgagaagataaataaatagtaCCTCCATCACATATACGAATACTTGAATGCTTTTATGCCGACCAGCAATATTCGTCCATAAATGCTGTACtatactaatttaaatttaaattagataaaagTTGATACTTCATTTCCTAAGAATGCACTGCAACTATTATTCCCCTATAATATTCTTCCAGTTTTGTAATATATTGGATTCCAAATAATTAAGCAATTACAAGAGTAAAGAATAGTAAATTAAACACCCTGTTGACGGGGCTCGACATTGTTTCCTTGGAGCAGTAAATCTCACTTCCCAAAGGCCGCACATTCATGTTCTCTCCCTTATAATAATACAAACAACAACAAAGCTAGATCTCACTGCTTAAACTAACAAGTCTCGAAAACGTTAAAAACGATCTCCATTTTTATGTCATGGTTAACTAATTAACACGACCCTAGGGCGAGCCCCAGATACATCTTGTTCCAAAGTCCTCTGCATTAAAAAACAGGGGCGTTTTTACTCCTCCATTGCAGAGCATCCAGGGTGCTGGCCCACCTGCTCACTGCCCTCTGGTTGCCTGCTTTCATGATTCACTGCAAGGaaatatagatttttttttaccagAGGCCGAGTAAATTCATCTGACAGACAGAAAAACAACGCTTGGAAAAAGTGGCCTCTCATTTTGTGGGCACTCACTCATCAATGGCGCCATGGGGGGTGGGGGTGGGGGTGGGGGGTGTGGTCATTGCAGGTGAAAAGCTATTGCTCTCGCATTTTCATGGATTACGGCTTTTGGCCTTTTGCTGTTATATttaccctttttctctttcttttttttttcattgtttaCTGGCGATGAGTGATGATGAGATGAGGTTACCATGTACTAATTGCTACTGCGGCTGCTGCTGCTGGCTGGCTGACTGGCATGCTACTTTTGCTTTGTGAAGACGCCGCCAAAACTCCATATTTTCTTCCTGCCTTCCTTTGTCTTCCTTCCTTATCACCGCGCGTTACATCCACGTTCCCTCAATGCAAAGTAACGAAGCAAGGCGATTCCCTGTGAAATCGGATGTCTAATATTGTTTTGTCGTACGGGACGATCCTACCGTGATACGCTGTCTTATCAACTACGTCATGAACCTTCGCCggttaattatatatttaatatttgaattataataaaaaaatcatttgatattcagaagtttaaaattttataattaatttttaaattttctctcATTAATTTACCCGTAAAATCAATATCATTGATTAAcgttttcaaaatatataataaaattgtacATGTGACATATTGacgtgaaatttttgaaacacaTCACATATTTTCATTGATTGTTGTAAACACATAATTGTATGTTATTAATTGTgtgtaaattaataaataaaaaataaaatttaattatttagttataaatattttaaattttaataggGATATAAATGAGTTGTTGATATATAGATGCCCAACTTGATAATATAAGGTGTAGGTACACTTGACAATTTTAAACACAATACGTTAACACGACACGAGAAAATACGGATTGAACAAATTCTAGATTTAATCTTAATGTATTTCGTGTCTGACATGATAAATACGTTTAAAACACGTTTACTTAATCATATTATcgtgttatcgtgtttaaacgtgtatatgtgacacatttattaatctattaaaaattaatagttaaaaactattttaactttatataaataattttaaataattattttaataagtttttttaattttataaaagggtataatgtaattatacaTGTTCAAccataatttttaacttttggtgATTATTTGatggttatttttatttttattttattataattatttttataattatatattttaaattaaaataataaaattatatttatttataaatatttttatttaatcgtgttaaatGTGTTATTAATCGTGACGTGTCGTATACTAACATATTTAATAAACATGTTAATCTTGTCGTGTCGTGTTACATGTATATTAAACGTATATATGTacgtattttaaatttaatacaCGAATATTAAACGTGTCATGTTTGTATTTAGCCTTAACTTGTTTCGTATCTAATCGTGTCTAATATGTTTACGACACGTTAACACGAATTATCAAGTCTAAGTGTAGGTACTTTATTTAATTACGGGTAGATTAGGGAAAGACTTTTAAAAATCCGAACTGAATCATATAAAtgttacaaaatttttaaatttagtgAGATTTGAACTTTTGACCTCTTTACCTTTAACACAATTTTTGTTATCTTAACTAATCTATCATTTTTCtaataacttatttttaaaaattaataaatataaaattaatatattttaattgaattatgaTGCAAACtgaaatatgtaaaattttgtTCCAGTAATGATTGAACTCGAGGATGGGAAACACTCcaaatctttgaaaaaaaattttccttgtaaaatcGAATACTTAACAGATTCGAATAATTAACGAATAATACTTTATTATTAAGATTCgattttgaataatattttacaattttatacAGATTTTAATAGAATTTAGATGCTTTAATAGTTAAACGGGTTTCGTGTGGAGTcctaaaaaataattgataatgaaTCCATTTACAtctctaaattttaaatatcaaatttaaaagttgACTATAGTTAAAAGTATAGATATTAACAGATTTATAATCAAACACGACATTCTTATTTGCATGAATTAGATGCATAAGATAACATAAGTTGTATATTATTACAAAATTTGGAAATACCAATTAATTAGTAgacttaaattttatatttcatacAAGAATATTCACAAAAGTGAATGATGATATGGAAATCATACTAAGCCATATATTCTATAACATAATAAACACTGATAGAATTAttattagattattttaatatatatgtaatgCTCCACAATATTagagaagaa
This window encodes:
- the LOC18605133 gene encoding heavy metal-associated isoprenylated plant protein 3 isoform X1 translates to MGEEEKKPAEEKQMEEKKPEDGKKGEEEKKEEAKPAEKPTEEKKEEKKGEESKDEKESKEKSPAPPQEIILKVYMHCEGCARKVRRCLRGFEGVDDVMTDCKSNKVVVKGEKADPLKVLERVQRKSHRQVELLSPIPKPPAPEEKKAEEKEKPKPEEKKEEPQVITVVLKVHMHCEACAQEIKKRIQRMKGVESAEPDLKSSEVTVKGVFDPPKLVEYVYKRTGKHAVIVKQEPENKKEEEKAKDANKEEKKGKEGGDKEKKEGGGEENKNKKEGGDSAEAKAGAALAAEGGAEETMFVELRRNEYYSYPPRYATEFYAYPQIFSDENPNACSVM
- the LOC18605133 gene encoding heavy metal-associated isoprenylated plant protein 3 isoform X2 encodes the protein MGEEEKKPAEEKQMEEKKPEDGKKGEEEKKEEAKPAEKPTEEKKEEKKGEESKDEKESKEKSPAPPQEIILKVYMHCEGCARKVRVDDVMTDCKSNKVVVKGEKADPLKVLERVQRKSHRQVELLSPIPKPPAPEEKKAEEKEKPKPEEKKEEPQVITVVLKVHMHCEACAQEIKKRIQRMKGVESAEPDLKSSEVTVKGVFDPPKLVEYVYKRTGKHAVIVKQEPENKKEEEKAKDANKEEKKGKEGGDKEKKEGGGEENKNKKEGGDSAEAKAGAALAAEGGAEETMFVELRRNEYYSYPPRYATEFYAYPQIFSDENPNACSVM